The following are encoded together in the Mycteria americana isolate JAX WOST 10 ecotype Jacksonville Zoo and Gardens chromosome 2, USCA_MyAme_1.0, whole genome shotgun sequence genome:
- the ARL4A gene encoding ADP-ribosylation factor-like protein 4A, which translates to MGNGLSDQTPILSSLPSFQSFHIVILGLDSAGKTTVLYRLQFNEFVNTVPTKGFNTEKIKVTLGNSKTVTFHFWDVGGQEKLRPLWKSYTRCTDGIVFVVDSVDVERMEEAKTELHKITRISENQGVPVLIIANKQDLRNSLSLSEIEKMLAMSELSSSTPWHLQPTCAIIGDGLKEGLEKLHDMIIKRRKMLRQQKKKR; encoded by the coding sequence ATGGGGAATGGACTCTCGGACCAGACGCCCATTCTCTCCAGCCTGCCTTCTTTCCAGAGTTTCCACATTGTCATCCTGGGACTAGACTCCGCTGGAAAGACGACCGTGCTTTACAGACTGCAGTTCAATGAGTTCGTCAACACTGTCCCCACTAAAGGATTTAATACGGAGAAAATCAAAGTGACGCTGGGCAACTCGAAAACAGTCACTTTCCACTTCTGGGATGTGGGCGGCCAGGAGAAGCTAAGGCCGCTGTGGAAGTCGTACACAAGGTGCACCGATGGCATCGTGTTTGTGGTGGACTCTGTCGATGTTGAGAGAATGGAGGAGGCCAAAACAGAACTTCATAAAATTACTAGGATATCTGAAAATCAAGGAGTGCCTGTCCTTATCATTGCTAACAAGCAGGACTTGAGGaactctctctccctttctgaaaTAGAGAAAATGTTAGCAATGAGTGAGCTGAGTTCTTCGACTCCCTGGCATTTGCAGCCTACCTGTGCAATCATTGGAGATGGACTCAAAGAGGGACTGGAGAAACTACATGATATGATAATTAAGCGAAGGAAAATGTTGaggcagcagaaaaagaagagatga